A region of Bradyrhizobium sp. SZCCHNS1050 DNA encodes the following proteins:
- a CDS encoding PHA/PHB synthase family protein, protein MLARLTAGISPAALSMAYLDWVCHLAAAPQRQIEIVRDAWNGAKLVAERSLHFADPNRGPWDLIRPQANDHRFSKPQWTAQPFNLFAQAFLLGEDWWHKATTGIRGVDPANEAVVDFSIRQLLDILAPSNFAATNPEVLERTFQSGGENLIFGWQNWLADIMQVMQPGKISSNGEFVVGKTVATAPGKVVLRNQLIELIQYMPTTEKVRPEPVLIVPAWIMKYYILDLSPHNSLVRYLTDQGFTVFMISWRNPGAEDRDLAFDDYRSLGVMAALDMIGTIIPNTPVHAAGYCLGGTLLSITAAAMARDGDQRLKTITLFAAQTDFTEAGELTLFINESQVAFLEDMMWERGYLDTTQMAGAFQLLRSNDLIWSRVSRDYLLGERANPSDLMAWNADATRLPYRMHSEYLRKLFLNNDLAEGRYRVEGKPVSLSDIHTPMFVVGTLRDHVAPWKSTYKVHYEVDADVTFVLASGGHNAGIVSPPGEQGRSHQMRTKAADAPYLGPDEWQSSSPKLEGSWWPAWTTWLGQQSGAPGAPPQVGTDRSNDLGDAPGDYVHT, encoded by the coding sequence ATGCTGGCTCGACTCACCGCGGGGATATCGCCGGCTGCTCTGTCGATGGCGTATCTGGATTGGGTTTGCCATCTGGCGGCTGCGCCTCAGCGTCAAATCGAGATCGTCCGAGACGCCTGGAACGGCGCGAAGCTGGTTGCCGAACGGTCATTGCATTTTGCGGATCCCAATCGCGGTCCTTGGGATCTGATCAGGCCGCAGGCCAACGATCATCGCTTTTCCAAGCCGCAATGGACGGCCCAACCGTTCAACTTGTTCGCCCAGGCGTTCCTGCTCGGAGAAGATTGGTGGCACAAGGCGACCACCGGCATTCGTGGTGTCGACCCCGCCAACGAAGCCGTCGTTGACTTTTCAATTCGTCAACTGCTCGACATTTTAGCGCCATCGAACTTTGCAGCGACCAACCCGGAAGTTCTGGAAAGGACGTTTCAAAGCGGTGGCGAGAACCTGATCTTCGGCTGGCAGAACTGGCTCGCCGATATCATGCAGGTGATGCAGCCGGGAAAGATATCGAGCAATGGTGAGTTCGTCGTCGGCAAGACTGTCGCGACCGCACCGGGCAAGGTTGTGCTTCGCAATCAGTTGATTGAGCTGATTCAATACATGCCGACGACCGAGAAGGTGCGACCAGAGCCGGTCCTGATCGTACCGGCTTGGATCATGAAGTATTACATCCTGGATCTGTCGCCGCACAATTCGCTGGTCCGATACCTGACCGACCAGGGCTTTACGGTTTTCATGATCTCCTGGCGAAACCCCGGAGCGGAAGACCGGGATCTTGCGTTTGACGACTACCGCTCGCTGGGCGTCATGGCTGCCCTGGACATGATCGGAACGATCATTCCGAATACGCCGGTCCATGCCGCAGGCTATTGTCTCGGGGGAACGCTTCTTTCGATCACGGCGGCAGCCATGGCACGGGATGGCGACCAGCGTCTGAAGACAATCACGCTGTTTGCGGCCCAGACCGATTTCACGGAAGCGGGAGAGCTGACGCTCTTCATCAATGAAAGCCAGGTCGCCTTTCTCGAAGACATGATGTGGGAGCGTGGATATCTCGATACCACCCAGATGGCGGGCGCATTTCAATTGCTGCGCTCCAACGATCTGATCTGGTCTCGTGTCTCGCGCGACTATCTTCTCGGCGAGCGCGCAAACCCGAGCGACTTGATGGCATGGAACGCAGATGCGACGCGGCTGCCGTATCGGATGCACTCCGAATATCTGCGCAAGCTCTTCCTGAACAACGATCTCGCCGAGGGGCGGTATCGGGTCGAGGGGAAGCCTGTTTCGCTCTCCGATATCCACACGCCGATGTTCGTCGTCGGGACGCTGCGTGATCACGTTGCGCCTTGGAAATCGACGTACAAGGTCCATTACGAGGTTGATGCTGACGTCACTTTCGTGCTCGCGAGCGGCGGCCACAATGCCGGCATCGTGTCGCCGCCGGGCGAGCAGGGGCGCTCCCATCAGATGCGGACCAAGGCTGCCGACGCTCCTTATCTCGGGCCGGACGAGTGGCAGAGCAGCTCTCCAAAGCTGGAGGGATCGTGGTGGCCGGCCTGGACAACATGGCTCGGACAGCAGTCGGGAGCGCCGGGCGCGCCGCCGCAAGTCGGGACAGATCGTTCGAATGATCTTGGAGACGCGCCGGGCGACTACGTGCACACGTGA
- a CDS encoding CBS domain-containing protein, with protein sequence MRAHQIMTRPVITVTPDTSIVDAANIMLQRHVSGLPVVDPGGKLVGVVSEGDFIRRTEIGTGRKRGRWLRFILGPGKSAADFVHEHGRKVSEVMTKSPLTITEDAALAEIVELMEKNHVKRLPVVKGDRVIGIVSRANLLQAVAALGRQVPDPTADDDHIRNRVIDALEKNDWCPFGLSVIVKDGIVHLSGVITEERSRQAAIVATENISGVKKVHDHLCWVDTMSGMYLNSPEDDEMAKAG encoded by the coding sequence ATGCGCGCCCATCAGATCATGACCCGTCCCGTCATCACTGTCACCCCTGACACTTCCATCGTGGATGCGGCAAATATCATGCTTCAACGGCACGTCAGCGGCCTTCCAGTGGTCGACCCCGGCGGGAAGCTGGTGGGCGTCGTCTCGGAAGGCGATTTCATTCGCCGAACGGAGATCGGCACTGGGCGAAAGCGCGGCCGCTGGCTGCGATTCATTCTCGGGCCCGGAAAGTCGGCCGCCGACTTCGTCCACGAGCATGGTCGCAAAGTGTCAGAGGTGATGACCAAGTCTCCCTTGACGATCACCGAAGACGCCGCGCTGGCTGAGATCGTGGAACTGATGGAAAAGAACCACGTGAAGCGGTTGCCCGTGGTCAAGGGAGACCGGGTGATCGGCATCGTGTCACGGGCGAACCTGCTGCAAGCGGTTGCCGCGCTCGGGCGGCAGGTTCCAGATCCAACGGCCGACGACGATCACATCCGCAACCGCGTGATCGACGCCCTCGAGAAGAACGACTGGTGCCCGTTCGGATTGTCCGTCATCGTCAAGGACGGTATCGTTCATCTGAGCGGCGTCATTACCGAAGAGCGGTCGCGGCAGGCGGCGATCGTTGCCACCGAGAACATCTCTGGCGTCAAGAAGGTGCATGATCATCTGTGCTGGGTCGACACCATGTCGGGCATGTATCTGAACTCACCGGAAGACGATGAGATGGCCAAAGCCGGCTGA
- a CDS encoding CoA transferase → MPAEVTLPERAPRPPDAPTALAGLLVIDFTRVVAGPACTQTLADFGAEVIKIEQPLTGDDTRAYEHAELGGESAAFLSLNRNKRGMVLDLTIPQARDVARALIAKADIVVENFSSSVMERFGLDYQTLSSTNPGLIYCSISAYGRSGPFAWRSGFDPITQAESGFMSLNGFADGPPVRTGPPIVDLATGMSACNAILLALAARQRLGRGQHVEVALFDIALAMTGFSGMAYLMSGVNPTRTGNSPNDSPTVGVFEASDGPLYIACANDRLYRRLATEVLGRPDLLSDPRFATRRARWVNRAQLRGLIADILAAERMDVWISRMNQAGVPVGHVRTVEQAFNAAEVRMRDRTCRIPHPTAGSIPNVEPAITMKLTPTVEPTAAPRLGEHTAAILRDRLRYTEQEIEALRQVGAFGRNDPGA, encoded by the coding sequence ATGCCGGCCGAGGTCACCCTGCCAGAGCGTGCGCCACGGCCGCCTGACGCGCCAACCGCGCTGGCGGGTCTGCTGGTGATCGACTTCACGCGCGTTGTCGCAGGGCCGGCGTGCACACAGACGCTGGCCGATTTCGGCGCCGAGGTGATCAAGATCGAGCAGCCGCTCACGGGAGACGATACCCGCGCATACGAGCACGCCGAGCTCGGCGGAGAGAGCGCGGCGTTCCTCAGCCTCAATCGGAACAAGCGCGGCATGGTGTTGGATCTCACGATACCGCAGGCCAGAGACGTCGCTCGTGCGCTGATCGCCAAGGCCGACATCGTCGTGGAGAATTTCTCGTCGTCCGTCATGGAGAGGTTCGGGCTGGACTATCAAACGCTGTCCAGCACCAATCCCGGGCTGATCTATTGCTCGATCTCGGCCTACGGACGCTCAGGTCCATTCGCGTGGCGATCAGGGTTCGATCCAATCACCCAGGCGGAAAGCGGGTTCATGTCCCTCAACGGTTTCGCCGACGGTCCGCCGGTGCGGACCGGTCCTCCGATCGTTGATCTGGCCACCGGCATGTCCGCCTGCAATGCCATCCTGCTGGCACTTGCCGCCCGGCAGCGGCTCGGTCGCGGGCAGCACGTCGAAGTGGCGCTGTTCGACATCGCCTTGGCGATGACGGGCTTCTCCGGAATGGCGTATTTGATGAGCGGCGTGAACCCCACGCGAACGGGCAATTCGCCGAACGACTCTCCGACGGTCGGCGTCTTTGAAGCGTCAGATGGCCCGCTCTACATCGCATGTGCCAACGATCGACTCTACCGCCGGTTGGCAACGGAGGTACTTGGTCGTCCGGATCTCCTGAGCGATCCTCGCTTTGCCACGCGAAGAGCGAGATGGGTCAACCGTGCGCAACTGCGCGGCCTCATCGCCGACATCCTTGCCGCGGAACGGATGGATGTCTGGATATCTCGGATGAACCAGGCTGGAGTTCCGGTTGGACACGTTCGAACGGTCGAGCAGGCGTTCAACGCGGCCGAGGTCCGGATGCGCGACCGCACCTGTCGTATTCCGCACCCGACGGCAGGCTCGATACCCAACGTCGAGCCGGCAATCACCATGAAGCTCACACCGACCGTCGAGCCCACGGCGGCGCCGCGGCTGGGAGAGCATACGGCCGCAATTCTGCGCGACAGGCTTCGGTACACCGAGCAGGAGATCGAAGCCCTGCGTCAGGTAGGGGCGTTCGGACGCAACGATCCGGGAGCCTAA
- a CDS encoding GNAT family N-acetyltransferase, translating into MPARISRRGRRFRIREVDACEPDVLDTLKELHARTFLDCAPLPDFESGQWWISTELGRPVAFAGMVPSSLGKGIAYLSRVGVLQERCGYGLQRRLMRAIELRARRSGLDCIVSDTTCNIVSANNFIRCGYVLFQPGRPWAWGNSLYWRKMIGR; encoded by the coding sequence GTGCCAGCCAGGATCTCACGGCGAGGCCGCCGCTTCCGCATCAGGGAGGTCGACGCTTGCGAGCCTGACGTCCTCGACACCTTGAAGGAGCTCCATGCGCGCACATTCCTCGATTGCGCGCCTCTGCCCGATTTCGAGAGCGGACAATGGTGGATATCGACCGAGCTCGGACGGCCCGTCGCCTTTGCCGGAATGGTGCCGTCATCCCTCGGCAAAGGCATAGCCTATCTTTCGAGGGTTGGTGTTCTCCAAGAGCGCTGTGGTTACGGCCTGCAGCGGCGGCTGATGCGTGCGATCGAACTGCGCGCGCGTCGCTCGGGCCTGGATTGCATCGTTTCGGACACGACCTGCAACATCGTCTCCGCGAACAATTTCATTCGGTGCGGATATGTGTTGTTCCAACCGGGCCGGCCCTGGGCCTGGGGGAACTCGCTCTATTGGCGCAAGATGATCGGCCGGTGA
- a CDS encoding ATP-binding protein encodes MAERERLFSGGSELAGLMLRFDWESTSIGPPARWPQSLKTAVRIMLTSQQPIWIGWGRELIYLYNDAYKTIIGGKHPWALGRPISAVWHEIWEDIGPLLAKAGGGDQGTYVEAQLLIMERNGFPEETYYTFSYSPIPDDDGSPGGIFCANTDDTQRVISERQLSLLRELANAGAGARSIDQACASCADALARESRDLPFAMIYMTDPDGEAARLEALTGIDRDHPAVQPRLRIQPEETWPLAEALKLQDAVLVRDLPRRFGLSFPTGGWRQPPQHAVVLPLPASGEAGRGGFLIAGLNPFRLYDESYARFLNLVAGQIAAAVSNGGAYQAERRRAEALAEIDRAKTTFFSNISHEFRTPLTLMLSPLEDLLGRDEAQLTSDARSVLSLIHRNGIRLLKLVNTLLDFSRIEAGRMTAHFEPIDLAVFTAELVSNFRSATDPAGLRLTIDPTPLSEPVYVDRDMWEKIVLNLVSNAFKFTFEGEIAVSIGLSTDGNHAELRVRDTGTGIPPSELPHLFERFRRIEGARGRSFEGSGIGLALVQELVRLHGGEIAVDSELGRGSVFTVRIPLGSAHLPAGQIGPSRVLAVTNVRAEAYIEEALGWLNGGVPFELPHPSSSDDLGVRSATASARDRVVLADDNPDMRDYVRRLLGEDYDVEAVSDGMAALEAVRQRRPDLVLTDVMMPGLDGFGLLKALRSDAQLRDIPVVMLSARAGEEAKVEGLDAGASDYLTKPFSARELLARVRANIDLSRVRHEAEIALRELNERLETQVSERTAELQAKEARLRTIFEASYTFQALLSSDGTLLDANATSLEAIAAPLHEVAGLPFWETPWFAGTPGMPEVIRSLVDAVARGDGARQELQLELPVGGSRWFDFQMRPVRDETGQVAAIVPEAVELTERRKAEEAFRQAQKMEAIGQLTGGVAHDFNNLLTVIRSSADLLRRRQLSPERMRRYVDAISDTADRAAKLTGQLLAFARRTPMERRVFDAAGHIERIEEMLQTVLGAPAVIELDLALRPLPVDVDINQFETALVNLVANARDAMEGQGVLTIRGEIVREDGRSGQSSFVSIAVSDTGSGIPPDQIDRIFEPFFTTKGVGRGTGLGLSQVYGFVHQSGGRVLVDSELGKGTKLTLLLPLTHKPLGPRERSEQGLEQLAARWNVLVVEDNPEIGEFSTQLLEDLGYRTVLARSGTDALRMIDEDPESFDLVLSDVVMPGMDGVTLGQEIRRRLPMIPIVLNSGYSHVLADGDRHGFSLIQKPYSVDELSRVLRQVMAARAAGAKPASSA; translated from the coding sequence ATGGCCGAGCGCGAGAGGCTTTTTTCCGGAGGCAGTGAGCTGGCCGGACTGATGTTGCGGTTCGATTGGGAGAGCACCTCGATCGGACCGCCGGCGCGTTGGCCGCAGAGCCTGAAGACGGCCGTCAGGATCATGTTAACATCCCAACAGCCGATCTGGATCGGTTGGGGCAGGGAGCTGATCTATCTCTACAACGATGCTTACAAGACCATCATCGGCGGCAAACATCCGTGGGCTCTCGGCCGACCGATCTCTGCAGTCTGGCACGAGATCTGGGAGGACATCGGTCCGTTGCTGGCCAAGGCCGGCGGCGGTGATCAGGGCACCTATGTCGAGGCGCAACTCCTGATCATGGAGCGCAACGGCTTTCCCGAGGAGACGTACTACACATTTTCCTACAGTCCCATTCCGGACGACGATGGATCACCCGGAGGAATCTTCTGCGCGAACACCGATGACACTCAGCGCGTGATCAGCGAGCGCCAGCTCTCGTTGCTACGCGAACTGGCAAATGCCGGGGCCGGGGCCCGCAGCATCGATCAGGCCTGCGCAAGCTGCGCGGACGCCTTGGCGCGGGAGTCGCGCGACCTGCCGTTCGCAATGATCTACATGACCGACCCGGACGGCGAGGCGGCGCGACTGGAGGCCCTGACCGGCATCGACCGCGATCATCCTGCCGTTCAGCCGAGGCTGAGAATTCAGCCGGAAGAAACGTGGCCTCTGGCTGAAGCGCTGAAGCTGCAGGATGCGGTGCTGGTTCGTGACCTTCCGCGGCGGTTCGGCCTCAGCTTTCCGACCGGCGGATGGCGTCAGCCGCCACAGCACGCCGTTGTGCTTCCGCTGCCCGCGTCGGGGGAAGCCGGACGGGGCGGATTCCTCATCGCAGGTCTCAATCCGTTCCGTCTCTACGACGAGAGCTATGCCCGCTTCCTGAACCTCGTCGCGGGGCAGATTGCAGCGGCCGTCAGCAATGGCGGGGCCTATCAGGCAGAGCGGCGTCGGGCGGAAGCGCTGGCCGAAATCGACCGCGCCAAGACGACGTTCTTTTCCAACATCAGCCACGAGTTTCGCACGCCGCTGACGCTGATGTTGAGCCCGCTGGAAGACCTGCTCGGCCGCGACGAGGCCCAACTCACCTCCGACGCGCGATCCGTCCTCAGCCTGATCCACCGCAACGGCATTCGCCTGTTGAAGCTCGTGAACACTCTGCTCGACTTTTCGCGCATCGAGGCCGGCCGCATGACCGCGCACTTCGAGCCGATCGATCTTGCGGTTTTCACGGCCGAGCTCGTGTCCAACTTCCGCTCGGCGACGGATCCTGCCGGCCTGCGCCTCACCATCGACCCAACGCCCCTGTCCGAGCCGGTGTATGTCGACCGCGACATGTGGGAGAAGATCGTTCTCAATCTGGTGTCGAATGCGTTCAAGTTCACCTTCGAAGGTGAAATCGCGGTGTCGATCGGCTTGTCCACTGACGGCAATCATGCCGAGCTCAGGGTTCGCGACACCGGCACCGGCATCCCGCCCAGTGAACTGCCGCACCTGTTCGAACGGTTCCGTCGCATCGAAGGCGCGCGCGGCCGATCCTTCGAGGGCAGCGGCATCGGTCTCGCTCTCGTGCAGGAGCTGGTGAGGCTTCATGGAGGGGAGATCGCTGTAGACAGCGAGCTCGGTCGCGGCTCGGTTTTCACCGTGCGAATTCCGCTAGGCTCGGCGCATCTGCCAGCGGGCCAGATCGGACCTTCCCGTGTCCTGGCCGTTACCAACGTCCGTGCCGAAGCCTACATCGAGGAGGCGCTCGGGTGGTTGAACGGCGGTGTGCCGTTCGAGCTTCCTCACCCGTCATCATCCGACGACCTGGGAGTTCGCTCCGCGACGGCATCGGCCCGTGATCGCGTGGTGCTCGCGGACGACAATCCTGATATGCGCGACTACGTCCGCCGTCTGCTCGGCGAGGATTATGACGTGGAGGCGGTCAGCGATGGCATGGCGGCCCTGGAGGCCGTCCGACAGCGCCGCCCCGATCTCGTGCTGACCGACGTCATGATGCCGGGGCTCGACGGCTTCGGCCTGCTGAAAGCGCTGCGTAGCGATGCGCAGCTTCGCGACATTCCTGTGGTCATGCTGTCGGCGCGCGCCGGAGAGGAGGCCAAGGTCGAGGGGCTTGATGCCGGGGCGAGCGACTATCTCACCAAGCCGTTCAGCGCGCGCGAGCTGCTGGCGCGGGTGCGCGCCAATATCGATCTGTCGCGGGTGCGGCACGAGGCCGAGATCGCGCTGCGTGAGCTGAACGAGCGTCTGGAAACGCAGGTCTCCGAGCGTACCGCGGAGCTGCAGGCCAAGGAGGCGCGGCTGCGGACGATCTTCGAGGCGAGCTACACGTTCCAAGCGCTGCTCTCGTCCGATGGGACGCTTCTGGACGCCAATGCGACCTCGCTCGAAGCGATCGCTGCGCCGCTGCACGAGGTCGCGGGGCTGCCATTCTGGGAGACGCCGTGGTTTGCGGGTACGCCCGGCATGCCCGAGGTGATCAGATCCCTGGTCGACGCCGTCGCTCGCGGCGACGGGGCGCGCCAGGAGCTGCAGCTCGAACTGCCGGTCGGCGGCTCGCGCTGGTTCGACTTCCAGATGCGGCCGGTGCGGGACGAGACCGGACAGGTGGCCGCCATCGTGCCCGAGGCGGTCGAGCTGACCGAACGGCGCAAGGCGGAGGAGGCATTCCGCCAGGCCCAGAAGATGGAGGCGATCGGCCAGCTCACCGGCGGCGTCGCGCACGACTTCAACAATCTGCTGACCGTGATCCGGTCGTCGGCCGACCTGTTGCGCCGGCGCCAGCTGTCCCCGGAGCGCATGCGGCGCTACGTGGATGCGATCTCGGACACGGCGGATCGCGCCGCCAAGCTCACCGGACAGTTGCTCGCTTTCGCGCGGCGGACGCCGATGGAGCGCCGCGTCTTCGATGCCGCGGGGCATATCGAGCGGATCGAAGAGATGCTGCAGACCGTCCTCGGAGCGCCGGCCGTGATCGAACTCGACCTCGCATTGCGGCCGCTTCCGGTCGACGTCGACATCAATCAGTTCGAGACGGCGCTCGTGAACCTCGTCGCCAATGCGCGTGATGCGATGGAGGGGCAGGGCGTCCTGACCATTCGCGGCGAGATCGTCCGAGAGGACGGTCGGTCCGGGCAGTCGTCGTTCGTCTCCATTGCCGTCAGCGACACCGGATCCGGCATTCCTCCAGATCAGATCGACCGGATCTTCGAGCCGTTTTTCACCACCAAAGGGGTTGGGCGCGGCACCGGCCTCGGCCTGTCTCAGGTCTACGGCTTCGTTCATCAGTCCGGCGGACGGGTGCTGGTCGACAGTGAGCTCGGCAAGGGCACGAAGCTGACATTGTTGCTCCCGCTGACGCACAAGCCGCTGGGACCGCGCGAGCGGAGCGAGCAGGGTCTCGAACAGCTCGCCGCGCGCTGGAACGTGCTGGTCGTCGAGGACAATCCGGAAATCGGCGAGTTCTCCACGCAGTTGCTCGAGGATCTCGGCTACCGAACGGTGCTCGCGCGCAGCGGAACGGATGCGTTGCGGATGATCGACGAGGATCCCGAGAGCTTCGATCTCGTGCTCAGCGACGTCGTGATGCCCGGCATGGACGGGGTGACGCTCGGCCAGGAAATCCGCCGGCGGCTGCCGATGATCCCGATCGTGCTCAACAGCGGCTACAGCCATGTCCTCGCCGACGGCGACCGCCACGGTTTCAGCCTGATCCAGAAGCCTTACTCGGTCGACGAGCTGTCGCGCGTGCTGCGGCAGGTCATGGCCGCGCGAGCCGCAGGCGCGAAGCCGGCGTCGTCGGCATGA
- a CDS encoding divalent metal cation transporter, whose protein sequence is MATTIASEPNKPKRSLWSVFRLLGPGLVTGAADDDPSGIATYSQAGAQFGYGLLWTVFLTAPFMIAIQLVSARIGRVTGKGLAANITALAPRGIVFGLVALLVGANTFNIAADIAAMAESLSLVIGGLNHEHALIFAAGSTLLQVFLPYRRYAPFIKVLTLSLFAYVATALMVKVPWSTALLAAVWPSFSTEANYLLTVVAVLGTTISPYLFFWQASQEVEEMNQGKVDRPLRELSKKDHPDLRRIRIDTTIGMILSNAIAFFIIVTTATVLHAHGITRIDSATQAAEALRPLAGDFTFLLFALGIIGTGMLAIPVLAGSAAYAVAEIFGWHATLEAKPDEAVGFYSIIAAATIIGFGLGFTGIDPIHMLVWSAVLNGIAAVPIMAMMMVIVSNPRLMGRFRGRTWLIALGWMGTGIMAIAVLALLWSFVTGRA, encoded by the coding sequence ATGGCCACGACCATTGCATCTGAACCGAACAAGCCGAAACGGTCGCTCTGGAGCGTATTCCGGCTGTTGGGTCCAGGTCTCGTGACCGGTGCCGCCGACGACGATCCGTCGGGAATAGCGACGTACTCCCAGGCCGGCGCGCAGTTCGGCTACGGGCTGTTGTGGACGGTCTTTCTGACAGCGCCTTTCATGATCGCGATCCAGCTGGTGAGCGCGCGCATTGGCCGTGTCACCGGCAAAGGGCTGGCGGCCAACATCACCGCGCTTGCGCCACGCGGCATCGTCTTCGGCCTCGTCGCGCTCCTGGTCGGCGCCAACACCTTCAACATCGCAGCCGACATTGCGGCGATGGCGGAGTCGCTGTCGCTGGTGATCGGCGGTCTCAATCATGAGCACGCGCTGATCTTCGCCGCCGGCTCGACGCTGCTCCAAGTATTCCTGCCCTACCGCCGCTACGCACCCTTCATCAAGGTGCTGACCCTCAGCCTGTTCGCCTACGTCGCGACCGCCTTGATGGTCAAAGTGCCCTGGAGCACGGCGCTGCTCGCGGCGGTTTGGCCCAGCTTCTCGACGGAGGCCAACTATCTGCTGACGGTGGTGGCTGTGCTCGGCACCACCATCAGCCCCTACCTGTTCTTCTGGCAGGCCTCGCAGGAGGTCGAGGAGATGAACCAGGGCAAGGTCGACCGTCCCTTGCGCGAGCTGTCGAAGAAGGACCACCCCGACCTCCGACGGATCAGGATCGACACCACGATCGGCATGATCTTATCGAACGCGATCGCGTTCTTCATCATCGTGACGACCGCCACGGTGCTGCACGCGCATGGCATCACCAGGATCGACTCGGCGACGCAGGCCGCCGAAGCCCTGCGCCCGCTCGCGGGCGACTTCACCTTCCTGTTGTTCGCGCTCGGCATCATCGGGACCGGTATGCTGGCGATCCCGGTGCTGGCGGGCTCGGCGGCATACGCCGTCGCCGAGATCTTCGGCTGGCACGCGACCCTGGAGGCCAAGCCAGACGAGGCGGTCGGCTTCTACAGCATCATCGCTGCCGCCACGATCATCGGCTTCGGGCTCGGCTTCACCGGCATCGACCCGATCCACATGCTGGTGTGGAGCGCCGTGCTCAACGGCATCGCCGCCGTGCCGATCATGGCGATGATGATGGTGATCGTGTCCAATCCCAGGCTGATGGGCCGCTTCCGCGGACGGACCTGGCTGATCGCCCTGGGGTGGATGGGGACAGGTATCATGGCCATCGCCGTGCTGGCGCTGCTTTGGTCATTCGTCACGGGCCGCGCCTAG
- a CDS encoding NAD-dependent malic enzyme, translated as MSASTLPPYSPRGLALLRDPLLNKGTGFTEQERDALGLRGFLPAGVMSMQAQAERILVNLRSLSSDLEKYVALNALHDRNEALFFRVVCDNIDEIQPLIYTPTVGLACQKFGLIFQRPRGLFISANDRGRIAEILANWPYRAKLIVVTDGERILGLGDLGANGMGIPVGKLSLYSACAGIHPEECLPVMLDVGTNNEELLADPYYIGLRQKRLTGEAYDTFVDEFMTAARAAFPGVLIQFEDFANHAAFKLLHKYRDDACVFNDDIQGTAAVALAGLFSALRITGGKLRDQTVLFLGAGEAATGIADLVVSAMMAEGLSEAEALRRNWLTDSRGLVIKGRENLHGHKLRYAHDQAPIADFLTAIRTLKPTAIIGVAAVGGAFTPEVLQAMAELNERPIIFALSNPTSKAECSAESAYRYTQGRALFACGSPYDPVKLDGKTFVPRQGNNSYIFPGVGLGAIASGARLVTDEMFMAAAHTLANCVTGADLEQGSLYPALPRIREVSAYIGAAVAGVAYQNGLATGPAPNDLLGFVESKMYDARY; from the coding sequence ATGAGCGCATCGACGCTACCCCCCTATTCTCCGCGCGGACTTGCGCTGCTGCGCGATCCGCTGCTCAACAAGGGCACCGGCTTTACCGAGCAGGAGCGCGATGCGCTCGGCCTGCGCGGCTTCCTGCCCGCCGGGGTCATGTCGATGCAGGCCCAGGCCGAGCGGATCCTGGTCAATCTTCGCAGCCTGTCCAGCGACCTCGAGAAGTACGTGGCACTGAACGCACTGCATGACCGCAACGAAGCGCTGTTCTTCCGGGTGGTCTGCGACAACATCGACGAGATCCAGCCGCTGATCTACACGCCGACCGTCGGCCTCGCCTGCCAGAAATTCGGCCTGATCTTCCAGCGTCCGCGCGGCCTGTTCATCTCGGCCAATGACCGCGGCCGGATCGCGGAGATCCTCGCCAACTGGCCGTATCGCGCCAAGCTGATCGTCGTCACCGACGGTGAGCGCATTCTCGGGCTCGGCGATCTCGGCGCCAACGGCATGGGCATTCCGGTCGGCAAGCTGTCGCTGTACTCGGCCTGCGCCGGCATCCATCCGGAAGAGTGCCTGCCCGTCATGCTCGATGTCGGCACCAACAACGAAGAGCTTCTGGCCGACCCCTACTACATTGGGCTGCGCCAGAAGCGCCTTACGGGCGAAGCCTACGACACGTTCGTCGACGAGTTCATGACCGCGGCCCGCGCCGCCTTCCCGGGCGTGCTGATTCAGTTCGAGGACTTCGCCAATCACGCCGCATTCAAGCTGTTGCACAAATATCGCGACGACGCCTGCGTCTTCAACGACGACATCCAGGGCACGGCGGCGGTGGCGCTTGCCGGCTTGTTTTCGGCGCTGCGCATCACCGGCGGCAAGCTCCGCGACCAGACGGTGCTGTTCCTCGGGGCCGGCGAGGCGGCCACCGGCATCGCGGATCTCGTCGTCTCCGCCATGATGGCCGAGGGCCTGTCCGAAGCAGAGGCGCTGCGGCGCAACTGGCTGACGGACTCGCGCGGCCTCGTCATCAAGGGGCGAGAGAACCTGCACGGCCACAAGCTGCGCTATGCGCACGACCAGGCGCCGATCGCAGACTTCCTGACCGCGATCAGGACGCTGAAGCCGACCGCGATCATCGGCGTGGCGGCCGTCGGCGGCGCCTTCACGCCGGAAGTGCTGCAGGCCATGGCCGAGCTGAACGAGCGACCCATCATCTTCGCGCTCTCCAACCCGACCTCGAAGGCGGAATGCTCCGCGGAGTCGGCCTATCGCTATACCCAGGGCCGCGCGCTGTTCGCCTGCGGCAGCCCCTACGATCCGGTCAAGCTCGACGGCAAGACCTTCGTGCCGCGCCAGGGCAACAACTCCTACATCTTTCCCGGCGTCGGCCTGGGTGCCATCGCCAGCGGCGCGCGGCTGGTGACCGACGAGATGTTCATGGCCGCCGCGCATACCCTGGCGAACTGCGTCACCGGCGCCGATCTCGAGCAGGGCAGCCTTTACCCGGCGCTGCCGCGCATCCGCGAGGTGTCTGCCTATATCGGCGCCGCGGTGGCCGGCGTTGCCTATCAGAACGGGCTCGCCACAGGGCCTGCGCCGAACGATCTGCTCGGCTTCGTCGAGTCGAAGATGTACGACGCCCGCTACTGA